Proteins from one Mycteria americana isolate JAX WOST 10 ecotype Jacksonville Zoo and Gardens chromosome 1, USCA_MyAme_1.0, whole genome shotgun sequence genomic window:
- the TSPAN9 gene encoding tetraspanin-9 isoform X2, which translates to MARGCLCCLKYMMFLFNLIFWLCGCGLLGVGIWLSVSQGNFATFSPSFPSLSAANLVIAIGTVVMVTGFLGCLGAIKENKCLLLSFFIVLLIILLAELILLILFFVYMDKVSESAKKDLKEGMKLYNSENNVGLKNAWNIIQAEMKCCGVNDFTDWYPVLGENTVPDRCCTENSQDCGRNSTELVWKTGCYERVMTWFDENKHVLGSIGMCILIMQILGMAFSMTLFQQIHRTGKKYDA; encoded by the exons TTATGTGGCTGTGGGCTGCTGGGTGTGGGCATCTGGCTGTCAGTGTCGCAAGGAAACTTCGCCACATTTTCTCCTAGCTTTCCATCACTTTCAGCTGCCAACCTCGTCATTGCCATTGGCACAGTCGTCATGGTGACCGGCTTTCTGGGCTGCCTAGGTGCTATCAAGGAAAACAAGTGCCTCCTGTTGAGT tTTTTCATCGTTTTGCTGATAAttctcctggcagagctgatATTactcattttgttctttgtttataTGGACAAG GTCAGTGAGAGTGCAAAGAAGGATTTGAAGGAAGGTATGAAGCTATACAATTCAGAAAATAACGTTGGACTGAAAAATGCATGGAATATCATTCAAGCAGAG ATGAAATGCTGTGGTGTGAATGACTTTACGGATTGGTACCCAGTGCTGGGAGAAAACACTGTTCCAGACCGATGTTGTACGGAAAACTCCCAAGACTGTGGACGGAACTCCACTGAATTAGTGTGGAAAACA GGATGTTATGAGAGAGTTATGACCTGGTTCGATGAGAATAAGCATGTCCTTGGTTCGATTGGGATGTGCATCCTTATAATGCAG attcttggcatggccttctccatgacACTCTTCCAGCAGATTCACAGGACTGGCAAAAAATATGATGCCTAA